The following is a genomic window from Candidatus Binatia bacterium.
GATCGCACCGCTGTGGCGTCCAGAGTCGATCTCTTTCGTCGCCAGACACGCACGAGCCGCATAGAACGCCGCGTAGTAAAAGCGGTTCGTTGCACTGATGAGGGATCCCTGCTGCAGTAAGAACTCCGCATCGCGGAGCGCCTCGCGAGCACGATCCAACCGATGCTTGGCCAAGCACAGGGCGGGCGCGCTCACAGCGGAATGCCTTCGTGTTCAAGTGCCCGAATGAACGGGGTCGTGCTCCACACCGGGTCGTTGAAGACCGCTCGCGCGATCACCCGCGGCGAGATGTACACGGCTTGGTCCAGGTTCACATCGAAGGCGATGTCGAGGACCGCGTCTTCCAACGCTACGCTCGCCGTCTCCACTTCCACCAAAATATCGATATCCGACTCTGGCGTGTCATCGCCGCGGGCCTTGGAACCGAACAGTTTCACGCCGACCAATCGGCTGCCGAGCAACTGACGCACGCGCGTCACAAACTCCCGTACGGCTTCGCTTTCGTTGGTTTTCATCCGGCTGCCTCGGTGCCCTTCTCGTCTAACGGCTTGCTGAAAAACCCCACCCAATGCTTCGACGGGCTCATGCTTCGACAAGCTCAGCAGAGCGGATCCCCGCCCCGACTTCATTGCGTTTTTCCGCTCACCCTGAGCCCTTCGACGTTGCTCAGGAGATGCTTGTCGAAGGGTGCATACGCTCTTTTCAACGGGCTGCCAAGCGGTGCGGGTGTCACTCTCTGGCTGAACGCTCTTGGCTGACGGCCACCTCACGGGCACCCGTTCAGTGCGTTGTTCACCGCCGTCAGAATCTCATTCACCGTAATCCACCCATCGTGGGTGGCATCAGCGCCTTCGCCCTGGGAGACTGGCCTGTTGCCGAGGGCGATGTTCAACGTTCTCCGCCTCTGAACCAATCCGGCCGCGTCCCTAGCTTCACGTAGGCCATAGTGCCGATCCGTTCATCGTATCCGTGTTGCCCTACCCCACCGCTATCCACTCCCACCCTCGTTCCGAACACGATTCACGAGCCCGGACACGACCTTCCACTCAGCGCCGTGACACGATCCGGAATCGTCCACTCCGCGCGACGAACGGAATCGACTCCGGCGTCGCGCCGGGCCGGCCACGTCGGGCTGGCCGACACCGTCGCCATCCACCACTTGTATCGGACTCACGCGGCGACGCGCATGGGCGCGCACACGGAACGTGACGCGGAACAGCGTCCCGCCTGCCGCCACAGTGTCCGCGTCACCCGTCGCCGAGGCCGTACGCACCAGCCCGCGCCTGCACTGAAATGCCGGTGGCGCCAGGAGCGCCGGAGGCATTGGCAACCTGGACCGTCGTTGCCACTGTTCCATACGCCACCGGTTGAACGCACAGCATGGTGGCACCCAGCACGGCGAATCCGATCGATATCTACCACCCGCAGCGCCGTCCCCCTCGTCTAGCCTGACCTGGTTTGCCCATTACTCCGTCCCCTCCGCCTTCGGCAGCCTCAACCACAAACCCTTGCTACTGTCGATACTGTCTATCCGTAATCTTACGGAACTTTCTGGATTAATGGATTATTTATCGGCGACAAATGTGTAGCACACGGTTCGTGACGTCGCAGAGACGCATGCATGCTGTTTGTCATGAATTAATAAGGGAGACGTCATGGCCCGACGTCAATTGTGGAAACGATCCGCTGTGGAAACGATCCGCTTGCCGCCGGGCGGCGGACGTCGTATCGAAGCAGCAAGCAGACTATGGAATCCAAGCAGCCAACAGAACGGACACGGGTCCGGAGGATACCGAAGCGTGCTTCGTACGAACCCGGAACCATCTACGCCATTCTCGACGAGGGTCTTGTCTGTCACGTCGGCTTCGCCATCGACGGCCAGCCGTACGTGATTCCAACGACGTACGCGCGGGTCGATGATCAATTGTACCTGCACGGCTCGGCAGCCAGCCGCATGCTGCGCAGGCTCGCCGGCGGCGTTCCGGTCTGCGTGACGGTCACGTTGCTCGATGGCCTGGTGCTGGCGCGCTCGGCCTTCCACCATTCGATGAACTACCGCTCGGTCGTCGTGCTGGGCACGGCCACAGAGGTCGTGGACCAGGGGGAGCGCCTCGCGGCGCTCGAAGCCATCGTCGAGCACATGCGCCCCGGACGGTGGCGCGACGTGCGCCCACCGAGCGAGCAGGAACTGCGCGCCACCTCCGTGCTCCGCCTGCCACTCGCCGAAGCGTCGGCAAAAATCCGGACCGGGCCGCCGCTCGACGACGATGACGATCTCACACGTGGCTGCTGGGCGGGAGAGATTCCGCTGCGCCTGACGTTTCAGACGCCGGTGGCCGACCCGCAGCTGCCACCCGACATCGCGTTGCCCGCCTCGATCAACCAAAGGCGCGGCTGACGAACCAGAACACGCCAAGCGTCAAGACCGCCACCGAGCCGTAGTTCAGCACCGCCAGCCGCCACCGGTCATCGCGCCGGCTGAGGAGATGCAGCAGCGGCCAGACCGCCGCTACCGCCGCCAGCCGTTCGGTCGGCAAGCCGGCTTCCACCAGCACTGCCGCGAAGGCGAATCCGTGCACGAAACCAAAGATGAACGCGATGCTCCAGCGTAACGCCCCGGTCGAGGACAGGCGCGTCAGCAATCCAAAGTAGCAGATGGCGAAGAGCGCCAAACCTGCCAGCGGCACAGGTGTACACCGCGAGACGGCTATGCCACCGCGCTAGACGCAACCGGGTCATGGGAGAGTGGGCGCCACCTCGATCTGCGCACGGGCACGGAGCTCATCGAGGTAGCCACGTAGAGTACGTTCACCGGCGCGGCGGCGGAACTCGGCAACAACCTGCGGCTTGATCTCGTCAAACCGTGGGGTGACGTCGGCTTGTCGGTCTACCACTTGGAGCACGTGGAATCCGGTGCCCGACCGAACCGGATCGCTGACCCCGCCAACCTCCAAAGCCAACGCCGCTCGTGCCGCCGTCGGGCCGAGATAATCGACGAGCTTGGCCGGCGGCAGCAAGGTGTCGGGCAACGTCGGAAGCTCCGTGTCGCCAAGTGCGCCGCGCACCACGGTGAACTCCTCTCCCGAGCGTAAGCGCCGGCTCGCTTGCCGCGCGCGGTCCACGACCGTCGGCGCATCGGCATCAGTCGGCGCGCGGCAGAAGATCTGGCGGACGCGCACGCGTCCCGGGCCGCTGAAGAAGGCGCGATGCGCCTCGTAGAACGCTTGCAGCTCCCACTCCGCCGGCTGTGTATCCTGAACCTCCGCCACCACCGAGGTTGCGAGGTGATGTTGCCCGGCCCCTCGTGACGACCTCCACGCAGCACAATCATGAGCCCGATGGGCACCGCGACGATGAGGGCAACTAGCAGCACAGCGCGTCTGATCGTCATTGTGCATTCCCCCTTTCCCGCCCGTCGCACCCGGCCGCTCCCGATAGGCCCCCCGACCCCGTACAGAGTTCACCGCGAGCCGCGGTTCAGCGATCACAGCAATGGCAAACCGGCTAGCACGAGCGCTGACGAGATGAAAGCCGCCCGGAAGCCGTTGCTGAAGACTCCCTATGCGAGCGCCTGAACACTGATATAATCCGCAAGGAGTTGAGGGGCGCGCTTCACGACGCGGAGCGGTTTTCAGCCAGCGAGAGATGAACATGACGCGCACACATTACGAACGTCTTTCCGCGCTCGACGCGGCGATGGTGTTCATGGAGACGAGCAACACCCACATGCACATCGGCGCGGTGTCAATCCTGGAGGCTGGCCCGCTGGTAACCAGCAGTGGTGGACTCGATGTCGAGCGTATCCGCGCGCACATTGCGGCCAGCCGCGTAGAGGAAATCCCACGCCATCGGCAACGGCTCGCCTTCATTCCCATCGAGCACCACCCCGTGTGGGTGGACGATGCCCATTTTAACCTCAACTATCACGTGCATCACACCGCGCTGCCGCCGCCCGGCACCATTCGGCAACTCAAGCGCCTTGTGGGCCGCATCATGTCGCAGAAGCTCGATCTGTCGAAGCCGTTGTGGGAGCTGTGGATCGTCGAGGGGCTGGAGGGCGGCCGCTTCGCTCTCGTGGACAAACTGCACCATTGCATGGTCGACGGGAACGCGGCGCTCAACGTCCTCTCGGCGTTCTTGTCCCCGGACCCGAAGGCGCCCGCGCGCCGGTTCTCTGCCTGGCACCCGCGTCCGGCACCAAGTGCAACCGCGCTCGCCTGGGGAGAGCTGCAACGGCGAGTCGGCGCGCCACGCGTGCTGGCACGCAGCCTGGCAAGCGCACTGGCGCATCCCGCGCACACCATCGAAGCCATACGGGACACGGCCGAGGGCGCAGTTGAAGCAGTGGTGGGCAAGAGGCAGCCGGCATCGAAAACGCCGCTCAACGTCGATGAGGTGGGCTCGCACCGCCGCTTCGACTGGACCCGCTTCGATCTTACCGAGGTGAAGGAAGTAAAGAACCGGCTCGGCGGCACGGTGAACGACGTCGTTCTGGCAACCGTGGCCGGAGCGGTCCGCCGCTACCTGCAGGCGCACGGGACGCCGGTGAACAACCTCGACTTCCGCGTCACCGTTCCGATCAACAGGCGCCCCCCTTCGGCCCTCGGCGAGCTCGGCAATCGCGTCGTCCCGATGCTGGCGCGCCTGCCGGTGGAGATTCGTGATCCACGGGAGCGGTTGCGTATCGTGGCGCAAACCGCCCATGCTCTCAAGGCCTCGAAGGAGGTCCATGCCATCGAGTTCTTCGAGGAGATTTCCAACTGGGCCGGCGCGGAATTGCTCTCCGCACTGGTGCGTAACGTCACCCGCTGGTGGGCCGGCAACCTTATCGTGACCAACGTACCGGGGCCCTCGTTTCCTCTCTATTTACTGGGGGCACGGCTCCTCGAGTGTTACCCGTTCGTTCCGATGATGGCCAACCAGGCGCTCAACGTCGCCGTCCTCAGCTACGCCGGCGGCGTCTACTGGGGCTTCAACGCCGACTGGGACGCGATCACCGACTTGCACGATCTGGTCGAGTGTTTCACTGACGAGTTCGCGGAACTCAAGCGGGTCGCCGCGAAAACAAAGGCTGCTCACGCCAGACCGCGCCGCAAGCGGGTTGTGTGACGGCGGACAACCTGGGTGCGGCGGAGCCGCGTCGGGGTTCGGCATTCTTTCATGGCGCGAAGATCTCGCCCAGCACCGCAAGCACAGAATCGCCCGTGCGCTTGTCAATTTGTCCCACTTTGCGAATCAGACGGACCTTGTCGACCGCACGTAACTGGTCAAGGACAACCTGACCTTCCTTGCCACGAAATCGGCACTGGATACGCGACGGATAGGCGCGGCCCTTCGTCGTCATGGGTGCCATGATCACGGTGCCGATATTGCGGTTCATCTCGTCCGGTGAGACGACGACAGATGGGTGGGTCTTACGAATCTCGCGCCCGACGGTTGGATCGAGGCTGACCATATAGACCTCAAACCGCTTCACCATTGCCACTCGCTCTCGTCCCACCGCGAGGTAGAGGCAAGATCGCCGTCGAGCAGTCGATCATCGCCCGCCAGTGCCATCTTGCGGAAGGCGTCGTCCCAGCCCTCTCGCGGCCGCGACGCAGGGCGAATGACGAGGTGGTTTCCCTCCGCCTCAATCGTCACTTCGTCCGGGAGACCGGTTTGCTGTAGGAGCAGCTTCGGAATGCGCACCCCACGGGAGTTGCCAACGCGAA
Proteins encoded in this region:
- a CDS encoding wax ester/triacylglycerol synthase family O-acyltransferase; protein product: MTRTHYERLSALDAAMVFMETSNTHMHIGAVSILEAGPLVTSSGGLDVERIRAHIAASRVEEIPRHRQRLAFIPIEHHPVWVDDAHFNLNYHVHHTALPPPGTIRQLKRLVGRIMSQKLDLSKPLWELWIVEGLEGGRFALVDKLHHCMVDGNAALNVLSAFLSPDPKAPARRFSAWHPRPAPSATALAWGELQRRVGAPRVLARSLASALAHPAHTIEAIRDTAEGAVEAVVGKRQPASKTPLNVDEVGSHRRFDWTRFDLTEVKEVKNRLGGTVNDVVLATVAGAVRRYLQAHGTPVNNLDFRVTVPINRRPPSALGELGNRVVPMLARLPVEIRDPRERLRIVAQTAHALKASKEVHAIEFFEEISNWAGAELLSALVRNVTRWWAGNLIVTNVPGPSFPLYLLGARLLECYPFVPMMANQALNVAVLSYAGGVYWGFNADWDAITDLHDLVECFTDEFAELKRVAAKTKAAHARPRRKRVV
- a CDS encoding type II toxin-antitoxin system PemK/MazF family toxin → MVKRFEVYMVSLDPTVGREIRKTHPSVVVSPDEMNRNIGTVIMAPMTTKGRAYPSRIQCRFRGKEGQVVLDQLRAVDKVRLIRKVGQIDKRTGDSVLAVLGEIFAP
- a CDS encoding HupE/UreJ family protein; its protein translation is MPLAGLALFAICYFGLLTRLSSTGALRWSIAFIFGFVHGFAFAAVLVEAGLPTERLAAVAAVWPLLHLLSRRDDRWRLAVLNYGSVAVLTLGVFWFVSRAFG
- a CDS encoding pyridoxamine 5'-phosphate oxidase family protein, which translates into the protein MESKQPTERTRVRRIPKRASYEPGTIYAILDEGLVCHVGFAIDGQPYVIPTTYARVDDQLYLHGSAASRMLRRLAGGVPVCVTVTLLDGLVLARSAFHHSMNYRSVVVLGTATEVVDQGERLAALEAIVEHMRPGRWRDVRPPSEQELRATSVLRLPLAEASAKIRTGPPLDDDDDLTRGCWAGEIPLRLTFQTPVADPQLPPDIALPASINQRRG
- a CDS encoding peptidylprolyl isomerase, whose protein sequence is MVAEVQDTQPAEWELQAFYEAHRAFFSGPGRVRVRQIFCRAPTDADAPTVVDRARQASRRLRSGEEFTVVRGALGDTELPTLPDTLLPPAKLVDYLGPTAARAALALEVGGVSDPVRSGTGFHVLQVVDRQADVTPRFDEIKPQVVAEFRRRAGERTLRGYLDELRARAQIEVAPTLP
- a CDS encoding AbrB/MazE/SpoVT family DNA-binding domain-containing protein, whose protein sequence is MKTRIVRVGNSRGVRIPKLLLQQTGLPDEVTIEAEGNHLVIRPASRPREGWDDAFRKMALAGDDRLLDGDLASTSRWDESEWQW
- a CDS encoding HEPN domain-containing protein is translated as MCLAKHRLDRAREALRDAEFLLQQGSLISATNRFYYAAFYAARACLATKEIDSGRHSGAI
- a CDS encoding nucleotidyltransferase domain-containing protein gives rise to the protein MKTNESEAVREFVTRVRQLLGSRLVGVKLFGSKARGDDTPESDIDILVEVETASVALEDAVLDIAFDVNLDQAVYISPRVIARAVFNDPVWSTTPFIRALEHEGIPL